The Halarchaeum grantii genome includes a window with the following:
- a CDS encoding DUF5787 family protein has protein sequence MREFGFELRLCARLERDYPVVARQLGTSVHAAGGRIVDVVCLTRGPEFDARAELTPEAIPAAAIEADIGVGRWRRVTEVFDGPPARARALAERGVEAGFLERARRDGHAVVRQVARYPDWVGDLVGVENKPDLGRPGDLDAQLRHDVSLGLLDYAVLATESYVTRAHLNRLPDAVGVWRVDAEASAIEVVREPTRLDASGWGLEPGERHAGRWAVRPVSPDAKATQRLRVAERAYGKGWRTYELPACANADRGAEAGAATLPHCAYKGRLVDAASECGPDCPGYEAGERPAVDRDSERAARQAWDPDAGGAREQSGLGRWT, from the coding sequence GTGCGCGAGTTCGGCTTCGAGCTGCGTCTGTGCGCCCGCCTCGAGCGCGACTACCCCGTGGTGGCGCGCCAACTCGGGACGAGCGTCCACGCCGCCGGCGGGCGCATCGTCGACGTCGTCTGTCTCACGCGCGGCCCGGAGTTCGACGCGCGCGCCGAACTCACTCCGGAGGCGATTCCCGCCGCCGCCATCGAGGCCGACATCGGCGTCGGCCGGTGGCGTCGCGTCACCGAGGTCTTCGACGGCCCGCCCGCTCGCGCCCGGGCGCTCGCCGAGCGCGGCGTCGAGGCGGGCTTCCTCGAACGCGCGCGCCGCGACGGCCACGCGGTCGTCCGGCAGGTCGCGCGCTACCCCGACTGGGTCGGCGACCTCGTCGGCGTCGAGAACAAACCCGACCTCGGCAGACCGGGGGACCTCGACGCGCAACTCCGCCACGACGTCTCGCTCGGCCTCCTTGACTACGCGGTCCTCGCCACCGAGTCCTACGTGACGCGCGCGCATCTCAATCGCCTCCCGGACGCGGTCGGCGTCTGGCGCGTGGACGCCGAGGCGTCGGCCATCGAGGTCGTCCGCGAGCCGACGCGCCTCGACGCGTCGGGGTGGGGTCTCGAACCCGGCGAGCGCCACGCCGGCCGCTGGGCGGTGCGTCCCGTCTCCCCGGACGCGAAGGCGACCCAGCGGCTCCGCGTGGCCGAGCGCGCCTACGGGAAGGGGTGGCGGACGTACGAGCTGCCCGCGTGCGCGAACGCCGATCGCGGCGCGGAGGCGGGTGCGGCGACGCTCCCGCACTGCGCGTACAAGGGGCGTCTCGTCGACGCCGCGAGCGAGTGCGGCCCCGACTGCCCGGGCTACGAGGCGGGCGAGCGCCCGGCCGTCGACCGCGATTCGGAGCGCGCCGCGCGACAGGCGTGGGACCCCGACGCGGGCGGGGCGCGCGAGCAGTCCGGTCTCGGTCGGTGGACCTAG
- a CDS encoding MBL fold metallo-hydrolase: protein MRVTLLGTGDTAGTPRPGCDCDTCLAARERGVERTRSSVYVENEETGERLLVDTSPDFRQQFLREGVALPDAAVVTHIHFDHLDGLGNVYRLLDHLPVYAADETDPETGESVSATIRRKYDYLDAVSVHPRTPLETFRVCGFDVTLVPVDHPPLLTYGLVVEQPETGATLALSGDTSYRVPEASRDALRDPDLLLADGIVPASLCEYHPLGGRDEDAEGTPRTFGTKHMTREGAVALADDLNAEELRVVHVAHRYPPDEAFAEPLGIDGETFSL from the coding sequence ATGCGCGTCACCCTGCTCGGTACCGGCGACACCGCGGGCACGCCCCGGCCCGGCTGTGACTGCGACACCTGTCTCGCCGCGCGCGAGCGCGGCGTCGAACGCACCCGCTCGTCGGTGTACGTCGAGAACGAGGAGACGGGCGAGCGCCTCCTCGTGGACACGAGTCCGGACTTCCGCCAGCAGTTCCTCCGAGAGGGCGTCGCGCTCCCGGACGCCGCCGTCGTCACCCACATCCACTTCGACCACCTCGACGGCCTCGGGAACGTCTATCGCCTCCTCGACCACCTCCCCGTCTACGCGGCCGACGAGACCGACCCGGAGACGGGTGAGTCGGTCTCCGCGACGATACGGAGAAAATACGACTACCTCGACGCCGTCAGCGTCCACCCCCGGACGCCGCTCGAGACCTTCCGGGTGTGCGGCTTCGACGTCACGCTCGTCCCCGTCGACCACCCGCCCCTCCTCACCTACGGCCTCGTGGTCGAGCAGCCGGAGACGGGCGCGACGCTCGCGCTCTCCGGTGACACGAGCTACCGCGTCCCCGAGGCCTCCCGCGACGCCCTCCGGGACCCCGACCTCCTGCTCGCGGACGGCATCGTCCCCGCGAGCCTCTGCGAGTACCACCCGCTCGGCGGGCGCGACGAGGACGCAGAGGGCACCCCGCGGACGTTCGGCACGAAGCACATGACGCGGGAGGGCGCGGTGGCGCTCGCCGACGACCTGAACGCCGAGGAGCTGCGGGTGGTGCACGTCGCGCACCGCTACCCGCCCGACGAGGCGTTCGCGGAGCCGCTGGGCATCGATGGCGAGACGTTCTCCCTCTAG
- a CDS encoding ATP-binding protein, with translation MTDRALDVVEFLLTARVYERNTDLDENDLPPAVRSALWDGDGVPRPPKATGEAVANATGIDDPWDEVASLMFTEQDSFSGHIRLVDDDMAMEWYADRATPDRIQANPALASVYEGDFEGVDHEAARDANRPMQADPQWIDGLLEEMFDEDDEEMLDLVEVQAPAEIETTLEDLVLTDEQQAETAKVSKAIEHRDYLAKVGLVEVGKLLFVGPPGTGKTSTARGLAHRLDLPFVEVKLSMITSQYLGETAKNVEKVFEVAKRLAPCVLFIDEFDFVAKTRTSDEHAAIKRAVNTLLKAIDEMSLVKDDVLLIGATNHPDELDAAVWRRFDEILSFPKPTEPMRADIIRIVTRGIEVEDFDPEEIAANTDGLTGSDLRLVLREAVLDALVEDRTTLSQSDLLTAIESFEERDHLRNLDSLEEAVETEEGDGHDHAHAHD, from the coding sequence ATGACCGACCGGGCGCTCGACGTGGTGGAGTTCCTGTTGACTGCACGCGTCTACGAGCGCAACACCGACCTCGACGAGAACGACCTCCCGCCGGCCGTCCGCAGTGCGCTCTGGGACGGTGACGGCGTCCCCCGGCCGCCGAAAGCGACCGGCGAGGCCGTCGCGAACGCGACGGGCATCGACGACCCGTGGGACGAGGTGGCGAGCCTGATGTTCACCGAGCAGGACTCCTTCTCGGGGCACATCCGACTCGTCGACGACGACATGGCGATGGAGTGGTACGCGGACCGCGCGACCCCCGACCGGATACAGGCGAACCCCGCGCTCGCGTCCGTCTACGAGGGCGACTTCGAGGGCGTCGACCACGAGGCCGCGCGCGATGCGAACCGGCCCATGCAGGCCGACCCGCAGTGGATCGACGGCCTCCTCGAGGAGATGTTCGACGAGGACGACGAGGAGATGCTCGACCTCGTCGAGGTGCAGGCCCCTGCGGAGATCGAGACGACGCTCGAGGACCTCGTGCTCACCGACGAACAGCAGGCCGAAACCGCGAAGGTCTCGAAGGCCATCGAGCACCGCGACTACCTCGCGAAGGTCGGCCTCGTCGAGGTCGGAAAGCTCCTCTTCGTCGGCCCGCCCGGCACCGGGAAGACCTCGACGGCGAGGGGGCTCGCCCACCGCCTCGACCTCCCGTTCGTCGAGGTGAAGCTCTCGATGATCACGAGCCAGTATCTCGGCGAGACCGCGAAGAACGTCGAGAAGGTCTTCGAGGTGGCCAAGCGCCTCGCGCCCTGCGTGCTCTTCATCGACGAGTTCGACTTCGTCGCGAAGACCCGCACGAGCGACGAGCACGCCGCCATCAAACGCGCCGTCAACACCCTCCTGAAGGCCATCGACGAGATGAGCCTCGTGAAGGACGACGTGCTCCTCATCGGCGCGACCAACCACCCGGACGAGCTCGACGCCGCCGTCTGGCGGCGCTTCGACGAGATCCTGAGCTTCCCCAAGCCGACCGAGCCGATGCGCGCCGACATCATCCGCATCGTCACGCGCGGCATCGAGGTCGAGGACTTCGACCCCGAGGAGATCGCCGCCAACACCGATGGTCTCACGGGGAGCGACCTCCGGCTCGTCCTCCGCGAAGCCGTCCTCGACGCGCTCGTCGAGGACCGCACGACGCTCTCCCAGTCGGACCTCCTGACCGCCATCGAGTCCTTCGAGGAGCGCGACCACCTCCGCAACCTCGACAGTCTCGAGGAAGCCGTCGAGACCGAGGAGGGCGACGGCCACGACCACGCGCACGCCCACGACTGA
- a CDS encoding flippase activity-associated protein Agl23 gives MEQRLRRFRRPLPVLLVVTALALLARLVALGSRVAHQDEGRVADWILHYMTVGQWEYRPIIHGPFLPHVNGVVFDLLGASDFSARLVVALIGGLLPLAAYLYRDHLDDVEVVAFGLLLAASPALLYYSRFMRNDLMVAACMLGALGFWLRARASGRTRHLYAGTFVFALAFTMKENALLYPVAWLGALALVVDRRLLLARLVADGPGRVALTLARETARGLRPWLLPLGVALCEWLLVVVAFYAPLPEAYGMFSGLDAFTAVLHTATVGTWTAFAGTWAHSGMSEHSTVAFLGRFAKMLALTATVTLGFAVVGFLRERYGRDDPRDIVEFCFYWGVASVLGYAIVTDIMAGWLATHVVAPLALPAAVGLAWVYRVGKRGHASGDALLFRVAAAVLLLSAAGVGGTAAYTSYAAPQDRANPLVQYAQPGGDVKPTLADIEAVADEHSGIDVLFYGSEFYNANDLTQVPTLNGSSGGYDGWFARLPYPWYFDQYDARVASTTRTETLAEQDPPVVIALDGDADEVREAIDASQYTERTYPRYLHGDRLVFFVREDAP, from the coding sequence ATGGAACAGCGTCTCCGCCGGTTCCGTCGCCCCCTCCCGGTCCTCCTCGTCGTCACGGCGCTCGCGCTACTCGCCCGCCTCGTCGCGCTCGGTTCGCGCGTCGCCCATCAGGACGAGGGGCGCGTCGCCGACTGGATCCTCCACTACATGACCGTCGGTCAGTGGGAGTACCGCCCCATCATCCACGGCCCCTTCCTGCCCCACGTCAACGGCGTCGTCTTCGACCTCCTCGGCGCCTCCGACTTCAGCGCGCGCCTCGTCGTCGCTCTCATCGGTGGCCTCCTCCCGCTGGCCGCCTACCTCTACCGGGACCACCTCGACGACGTCGAAGTCGTCGCGTTCGGCCTCCTGCTCGCCGCCAGCCCCGCGCTCCTCTACTACTCGCGCTTCATGCGCAACGACCTCATGGTCGCCGCGTGCATGCTCGGCGCGCTCGGCTTCTGGCTCCGCGCGCGCGCCTCGGGGCGAACGCGCCACCTCTACGCGGGCACGTTCGTCTTCGCGCTCGCGTTCACGATGAAGGAGAACGCCCTCCTCTACCCGGTCGCGTGGCTCGGCGCGCTCGCCCTCGTCGTCGACAGGCGCCTCCTGCTCGCCCGCCTCGTCGCGGACGGCCCCGGACGGGTCGCGCTCACGCTCGCCCGCGAGACCGCACGCGGCCTCCGCCCGTGGCTCCTCCCGCTCGGCGTCGCGCTCTGCGAGTGGCTCCTCGTCGTCGTCGCGTTCTACGCGCCCCTCCCCGAGGCGTACGGGATGTTCTCCGGCCTCGATGCGTTCACCGCCGTCCTCCACACCGCCACCGTCGGCACGTGGACGGCGTTCGCGGGCACGTGGGCGCACAGCGGCATGAGCGAGCACTCGACCGTCGCGTTCCTCGGGCGCTTCGCGAAGATGCTGGCGCTCACCGCGACCGTCACCCTCGGCTTCGCCGTCGTCGGCTTCCTCCGCGAACGCTACGGCCGCGACGACCCGCGCGACATCGTGGAGTTCTGCTTCTACTGGGGGGTGGCGAGCGTCCTCGGCTACGCTATCGTCACCGACATCATGGCGGGGTGGCTCGCGACGCACGTCGTCGCGCCGCTCGCGCTCCCCGCCGCCGTCGGCCTCGCGTGGGTCTACCGGGTCGGCAAGCGCGGCCACGCCTCGGGCGACGCCCTCCTGTTCCGCGTCGCCGCCGCCGTCCTCCTCCTCAGCGCCGCCGGCGTCGGCGGCACGGCCGCGTACACGAGCTACGCCGCCCCGCAGGACCGCGCGAACCCGCTCGTCCAGTACGCCCAACCCGGCGGCGACGTGAAGCCGACGCTCGCCGACATCGAGGCCGTCGCCGACGAGCACTCGGGCATCGACGTGCTGTTCTACGGCTCCGAGTTCTACAACGCGAACGACCTCACGCAGGTCCCGACGCTGAACGGCTCCTCGGGGGGCTACGACGGCTGGTTCGCGCGCCTCCCCTACCCGTGGTACTTCGACCAGTACGACGCGCGCGTCGCCAGCACCACGCGCACGGAGACGCTCGCCGAGCAGGACCCGCCGGTCGTCATCGCACTCGACGGTGACGCCGACGAGGTGCGCGAGGCCATCGACGCGAGCCAGTACACCGAACGCACGTACCCGCGCTACCTCCACGGTGACCGGCTCGTCTTCTTCGTCCGCGAGGACGCCCCCTGA
- a CDS encoding cation:proton antiporter produces MEPVSASPLITFVALILVLGVAAQLVAARLRVPSVLFLILAGVGVGQVLNVRELFGGALGGIVGLSVAIIVFEGAFHLKIEKLREAPRETLRLVTVGAAVALLGTAMLVRFLLGQPWDVAFLIGALLVATGPTVITPILEVVPVRDRVGASLETEGVVNDVTAAVLAVVAFEVVTAEAATTGEVITAFSARIGVGVVAGLVVATVAWVVLRKIDLSPGNAVQNARLVILASALAAYALAELTGLSESGLAAVATAGILLGNADLPYEDEIETFKGDITLLVLSFVFIALASLLSLDDLLRFGVAGIAVAVGAALLVRPLAVYLSTFGDRFTFAERAFVSFVGPRGIIPASVATLFAVELRAHGMDPAANALVSIVFLTILLTVVFEGGLARHIAEYLNVIPMRVIVIGGGTVGRALAERLEDRGENVVIVEQDESVVELTRERGFTVHVGDGTDMDVLRSAGIENAKIVVTATGDDDANLLASQLVDAKFDPETIIARVNNPNNIDAFSELGVKAVSSSLATAWSIDNIIERPALSNWMTEIGRSGDVQEIEVTAEDLVGRTIGELDEHIPNGCIIALVGREGENSVPSEDFTLQMGDHLTFLGRKEAVREAITLCHPNQD; encoded by the coding sequence CTGGAACCCGTGTCTGCATCGCCACTCATCACATTCGTCGCGCTCATCCTCGTGCTGGGCGTCGCCGCCCAGCTCGTAGCAGCGCGATTGCGCGTTCCGAGCGTGCTCTTCCTTATCCTCGCGGGTGTCGGCGTCGGGCAAGTGCTCAACGTCCGCGAGCTCTTCGGTGGCGCGCTCGGCGGTATCGTCGGGTTGAGCGTCGCCATCATCGTCTTCGAGGGCGCGTTCCACCTCAAAATAGAGAAGCTCCGGGAAGCACCGCGCGAGACGCTGCGACTCGTCACCGTCGGGGCGGCCGTCGCGCTCCTCGGCACCGCCATGCTCGTGCGCTTCCTGCTCGGCCAGCCGTGGGACGTCGCGTTCCTCATCGGTGCGCTCCTCGTCGCCACGGGGCCGACCGTCATCACCCCCATCCTCGAAGTCGTCCCGGTTCGGGACCGCGTCGGTGCCTCCCTCGAAACCGAGGGCGTCGTCAACGACGTCACCGCCGCCGTCCTCGCGGTCGTCGCCTTCGAGGTCGTGACCGCCGAAGCAGCGACGACGGGCGAAGTCATCACCGCGTTCTCCGCGCGCATCGGTGTCGGCGTCGTCGCCGGTCTCGTCGTCGCGACCGTCGCGTGGGTCGTCCTCCGGAAGATCGACCTCTCGCCCGGTAACGCCGTGCAGAACGCGCGGCTCGTCATCCTCGCCTCCGCGCTCGCCGCGTACGCGCTCGCCGAACTCACCGGCCTCAGCGAGTCCGGCCTCGCCGCCGTCGCGACCGCTGGCATCCTCCTCGGGAACGCCGACCTCCCCTACGAGGACGAGATCGAGACGTTCAAGGGCGACATCACGCTCCTCGTCCTCTCCTTCGTCTTCATCGCGCTCGCCTCCCTCCTCTCGCTTGACGACCTGCTTCGCTTCGGCGTCGCCGGTATCGCCGTCGCCGTCGGCGCCGCCCTCCTCGTCCGGCCGCTCGCCGTCTACCTCTCCACGTTCGGCGACCGCTTCACGTTCGCCGAGCGCGCGTTCGTTAGCTTCGTCGGGCCGCGCGGCATCATCCCGGCCTCCGTCGCGACGCTCTTCGCGGTCGAGCTCCGCGCACACGGGATGGACCCCGCCGCGAACGCCCTCGTCAGCATCGTCTTCCTCACCATCCTCCTCACGGTCGTCTTCGAAGGCGGCCTCGCGAGACACATCGCAGAATACCTCAACGTCATACCAATGCGTGTCATCGTCATCGGCGGCGGCACCGTCGGTCGCGCGCTCGCAGAGCGCCTCGAAGACCGCGGTGAGAACGTCGTCATCGTCGAACAGGACGAATCGGTCGTCGAACTCACCCGCGAACGCGGCTTCACCGTCCACGTCGGCGACGGCACCGACATGGACGTGTTGCGCTCGGCCGGCATCGAGAACGCCAAAATCGTCGTCACCGCGACCGGCGACGACGACGCGAACCTGCTCGCCAGCCAGCTCGTCGACGCGAAGTTCGACCCCGAGACCATCATCGCGCGCGTCAACAACCCCAACAACATCGACGCGTTCAGCGAGCTCGGCGTGAAAGCCGTCTCCTCCTCGCTCGCGACCGCGTGGAGCATCGACAACATCATCGAGCGCCCCGCGCTCTCCAACTGGATGACCGAGATCGGGCGCTCGGGCGACGTCCAGGAAATAGAGGTCACCGCCGAGGACCTCGTCGGGCGCACCATCGGCGAACTCGACGAGCACATCCCGAACGGCTGCATCATCGCGCTCGTCGGCAGGGAGGGCGAGAACTCCGTCCCCAGCGAGGACTTCACCCTCCAGATGGGTGACCACCTCACCTTCCTCGGGCGCAAGGAGGCCGTCCGCGAGGCCATCACGCTCTGCCACCCCAACCAGGACTAA
- a CDS encoding MBL fold metallo-hydrolase, which translates to MSPGDVFAVDSCTDVHYVDTGMYDTAAYGAVYVVDSERPAVLDTGIGTHHERVLAALDAVGVAREDLAAIVVSHVHLDHAGGAGFLAAACPNADVYVHEYGARHLVDPERLVEGTKRAVGDQWRYYVEPEPVPEERVVELADGDEIDLGDRTLTAHHAPGHAPHQVVLEDDRDGFVHTADAAGIWVPDLGRVVETSPPPNFDLETCIDDVETIRVLDPEVLLYPHFGPGPGDVDGVLNEYEDVLTRWVGAVEEKRAELDSDEAVADYFAERTDVRTVWPEHKAEEETKMNVRGALRYLDEA; encoded by the coding sequence ATGTCCCCCGGCGACGTCTTCGCGGTCGACTCCTGCACCGACGTCCACTACGTCGACACCGGTATGTACGACACCGCCGCGTACGGCGCGGTCTACGTCGTTGATTCCGAGCGCCCGGCGGTCCTCGACACCGGTATCGGCACCCACCACGAGCGCGTGCTCGCCGCCCTCGATGCGGTCGGCGTCGCGCGCGAGGACCTCGCCGCCATCGTCGTCTCGCACGTCCACCTCGACCACGCGGGCGGCGCGGGCTTCCTCGCGGCGGCCTGCCCGAACGCGGACGTCTACGTCCACGAGTACGGCGCGCGCCACCTCGTCGACCCCGAGCGCCTCGTCGAGGGGACGAAGCGCGCCGTCGGCGACCAGTGGCGCTACTACGTCGAACCGGAACCCGTCCCGGAGGAACGCGTCGTCGAACTCGCGGACGGCGACGAGATCGACCTCGGCGACCGGACGCTCACCGCGCACCACGCACCCGGCCACGCCCCCCATCAGGTCGTCCTCGAAGACGACCGCGACGGCTTCGTCCACACGGCGGACGCCGCCGGCATCTGGGTGCCCGACCTCGGGCGCGTCGTGGAGACGAGTCCGCCGCCGAACTTCGATCTGGAGACCTGCATCGACGACGTGGAGACGATCCGCGTGCTCGACCCCGAGGTGCTCCTCTACCCGCACTTCGGGCCCGGGCCCGGGGACGTCGACGGCGTCCTGAACGAGTACGAGGACGTCCTCACGCGATGGGTGGGCGCCGTCGAGGAGAAACGCGCCGAACTCGACTCCGACGAGGCGGTCGCGGACTACTTCGCCGAACGCACCGACGTTCGTACGGTCTGGCCGGAGCACAAGGCCGAGGAGGAGACGAAGATGAACGTCCGGGGCGCCCTCCGCTACCTCGACGAGGCGTAG
- the serS gene encoding serine--tRNA ligase — MLSRQFVRENPEEVRDALAKKGVDADLDRILDVDEEWRELKRKGDDLRHQRNEVSSKIGRLKQEGEEEAAQGAIERSQELKSELEAVEERADELESELERLLLTLPQLPADDVPVGADESENVERRREGFDDLRDLPEEVTPHYDLGEELDVLDFERGAKVSGGGFYFAKGDGAKLEHALVQFMLDVHREQGYSDIFPPIPVNSKSMEGTGQFPKFVEDAYRIGDVNESDYEDDDLWLLPTAEVPVTNMYRDEILLDDDLPLKHQAYTPNFRREAGEHGTETRGIVRVHQFNKVEMVNFVRPEESEERFEGLVAEAEEVLERLELPYRILEMCTGDLGFTQAKKYDIEVWAPGDDMEDGPEEGGRWLEVSSVSNFEAFQARRAGIRYRPERHESAEHLHTLNGSGLAVPRIVVAVLEYYQNEDGTVAVPEALQPYMGGQEVIEGHEKVGESALGSGERE, encoded by the coding sequence ATGCTCAGCCGGCAGTTCGTCCGGGAGAACCCCGAGGAGGTCCGCGACGCCCTCGCGAAGAAGGGCGTTGACGCCGACCTCGACCGGATTCTCGACGTGGACGAGGAGTGGCGCGAACTCAAGCGGAAAGGCGACGACCTCCGACACCAGCGAAACGAGGTCTCCTCGAAGATCGGCCGCCTCAAACAGGAGGGCGAGGAGGAGGCGGCCCAGGGGGCCATCGAGCGCTCGCAGGAGCTCAAGAGCGAACTCGAGGCCGTCGAGGAGCGCGCGGACGAACTCGAGTCCGAACTCGAACGCCTCCTCCTGACGCTCCCGCAGCTCCCCGCCGACGACGTTCCCGTGGGCGCGGACGAGTCGGAGAACGTCGAGCGCCGCCGCGAGGGCTTCGACGACCTGCGCGACCTCCCCGAGGAGGTCACGCCCCACTACGACCTCGGCGAGGAGCTCGACGTCCTCGACTTCGAGCGCGGCGCGAAAGTCTCGGGTGGCGGGTTCTACTTCGCGAAGGGCGACGGCGCGAAACTCGAACACGCCCTCGTCCAGTTCATGCTCGACGTCCACCGCGAGCAGGGTTACTCCGATATATTCCCGCCGATTCCCGTGAACTCGAAGTCGATGGAGGGCACCGGCCAGTTCCCGAAGTTCGTCGAGGACGCCTACCGCATCGGCGACGTGAACGAGTCGGACTACGAGGACGACGACCTCTGGCTGCTCCCGACCGCCGAAGTCCCCGTGACGAACATGTACCGGGACGAGATCCTCCTCGACGACGACCTCCCGCTGAAGCATCAGGCTTACACGCCGAACTTCCGCCGGGAGGCCGGCGAGCACGGCACCGAGACGCGCGGCATCGTGCGCGTCCACCAGTTCAACAAGGTGGAGATGGTGAACTTCGTGCGCCCCGAGGAGTCCGAAGAGCGCTTCGAGGGCCTCGTCGCGGAGGCCGAGGAGGTGCTGGAGCGCCTCGAACTCCCCTACCGCATCCTCGAGATGTGTACGGGCGATCTGGGCTTCACGCAGGCAAAGAAGTACGACATCGAGGTGTGGGCGCCCGGTGACGACATGGAGGACGGCCCCGAGGAAGGCGGGCGCTGGCTCGAGGTCTCCTCCGTCTCGAACTTCGAGGCCTTCCAGGCCCGGCGCGCCGGCATCCGCTACCGGCCCGAGCGCCACGAGTCGGCCGAGCACCTCCACACGCTGAACGGGAGCGGCCTCGCCGTCCCGCGCATCGTCGTCGCCGTCCTCGAGTACTACCAGAACGAGGACGGCACGGTCGCCGTCCCCGAGGCGCTCCAGCCCTACATGGGCGGCCAGGAAGTCATCGAGGGCCACGAGAAGGTCGGCGAGTCCGCGCTCGGGAGCGGCGAGCGGGAGTAG
- a CDS encoding DUF367 family protein, which produces MDLHVRYEGDDDPKKCTARKLARFDMAELHRSARATPFGLVLNPHADTALSPADAEYETLVALDCSWETAGRAMFEMAGEHRALPFLVAANPVNYGKPFQLNTVEAFAGALCILGEREHAERVLSKFTWGHTFLELNEEPLRRYAECADSSAVVDVQQEYLDAGEDA; this is translated from the coding sequence ATGGACCTCCACGTCCGCTACGAGGGCGACGACGACCCGAAGAAGTGCACGGCGCGGAAGCTCGCGCGCTTCGACATGGCCGAGCTACACCGGTCGGCGCGCGCGACGCCGTTCGGGCTCGTCCTCAACCCGCACGCGGACACCGCGCTCTCGCCGGCGGACGCGGAGTACGAGACGCTCGTCGCGCTCGACTGCTCGTGGGAGACGGCCGGGCGGGCGATGTTCGAGATGGCGGGCGAGCACCGCGCGCTCCCCTTCCTCGTCGCCGCGAACCCCGTGAACTACGGGAAGCCCTTCCAGCTCAACACGGTGGAGGCGTTCGCGGGCGCGCTCTGCATCCTCGGCGAGCGCGAGCACGCCGAGCGCGTGCTCTCGAAGTTCACGTGGGGGCACACCTTCCTCGAGCTGAACGAGGAGCCCCTCCGAAGGTACGCGGAATGCGCGGACTCCTCGGCGGTCGTCGACGTCCAACAGGAGTACCTCGACGCGGGCGAGGACGCGTAG
- a CDS encoding 50S ribosomal protein L40e, which yields MSEQSIEDRLLDKQVCMRCNARNPKEADHCRKCGYNNLRPKARERRAT from the coding sequence ATGTCCGAGCAATCCATCGAGGACCGGCTTCTCGACAAGCAGGTCTGCATGCGCTGTAACGCGCGCAACCCCAAGGAAGCCGACCACTGCCGCAAGTGCGGCTACAACAACCTCCGCCCGAAGGCCCGCGAACGCCGCGCGACCTGA
- a CDS encoding MBL fold metallo-hydrolase — MRVEEVTAEAESFTCNAYLALGERDVLVDAGAMAGVADVVAEHTETLDAVVLTHQHGDHVEELDAVCEAFDPDVHAYADHPRRTHALADGDTVAIGDETFDAVHTPGHADDHLAFVSESTLFSGDVVVHDDGAFAYGSFGRTDMPGQSRSDLVESIERLLGRMPDGVEHMYAGHGDTYHGDVRDVVETALARAEQFEPKYPDE; from the coding sequence ATGCGGGTCGAGGAAGTCACAGCGGAGGCCGAATCGTTCACGTGTAACGCCTACCTCGCACTGGGGGAGCGCGACGTCCTCGTCGACGCGGGCGCGATGGCGGGCGTCGCGGACGTCGTCGCCGAGCACACCGAGACGCTCGACGCCGTCGTGCTCACCCACCAGCACGGCGACCACGTCGAGGAACTCGACGCCGTCTGCGAGGCGTTCGACCCCGACGTCCACGCGTACGCCGACCACCCGCGCCGAACCCACGCGCTCGCGGACGGCGATACGGTCGCCATCGGCGACGAGACGTTCGACGCCGTCCACACGCCCGGGCACGCTGACGACCACCTCGCGTTCGTCTCCGAGTCGACGCTCTTCTCCGGGGACGTCGTCGTCCACGACGACGGCGCGTTCGCCTACGGGAGCTTCGGGCGCACCGACATGCCCGGCCAGTCCCGCTCGGACCTCGTCGAGAGCATCGAGCGCCTCCTCGGACGCATGCCCGACGGCGTCGAGCACATGTACGCGGGCCACGGCGACACCTACCACGGCGACGTTCGGGACGTCGTGGAGACGGCGCTCGCGCGCGCCGAGCAGTTCGAGCCGAAGTACCCGGACGAGTAG
- a CDS encoding DUF5786 family protein — protein sequence MGFGSYDESEQERQQLDSAGDDGEGVETEQNAHEGEVEYEIDASNDELLDKLQDIKGE from the coding sequence ATGGGCTTTGGTAGCTACGACGAATCCGAGCAGGAGCGTCAGCAACTCGACTCCGCCGGCGACGACGGGGAAGGCGTCGAGACGGAGCAGAACGCCCACGAGGGTGAAGTCGAATACGAGATCGACGCAAGCAACGACGAACTCCTCGACAAACTCCAGGACATCAAGGGCGAGTAA